Proteins from a genomic interval of Gadus macrocephalus chromosome 2, ASM3116895v1:
- the gpatch8 gene encoding G patch domain-containing protein 8 isoform X3 → MGMGRMEMELDYAEDATEKRRVLEVEKEDTEELRQKYKDQVEKEKAIAKALEELRANFYCELCDKQYTKHQEFDNHINSYDHAHKQRLKELKQREFARNVSSRSRKGGKKHEKMLRRLHELAEQRKQQDRTPGSGPMFKPTTVEVDGESMEDGDSPPAETPFAPVECPPVEAPPAPVEPSARQASPQPPAASAAPAVSFSLGKRSASSPPSAAAASKVSVSFSFAKKAPVKLVTAAVVFSDHGEEAAEDEDEDGDSQEGDKAGAQEEAASTSGTDSPKGGTGDGGGGEGGGGGGANEGPEAAAATGPEAAVTEEVSQPQDDGAALAATLNKLKMMMRREEGYAGQEPQYYHYTPPTHCRVKPRFQFLLFMRATDQCELKAGDYEEGEKEEAAEEQGPEEKKKKKKETVKDSPAGPVSAESSPAGCKQEKEQDVVNTATNPEPPPPSPKVKAEELAAEPSRPPPVPEKGPKQEAADAHSGPKIPTGPFFPVLSKDESTTLQWPSELLEFTKALPSLSYSCNPLYFDFKLSRNKGARGGKAAKSAKPCEEAAVKGAEAAPPTADGEATPARPGPSADKEQPAAKGDGAQAEGDEPATAVDGSAAAAKKKKKKKKHKKSGKHSKHKEKGTAEDGAAEADVAGQKPKKKKKHKRKKSRNKVEDKEEDAAAKDKEPKPKPKAEDKAVASSVPPPPPAAAAPAGPSGTEPGKRKRPAKEAPAKPSAAEEEGSGKAPGKAPDAKAGGPEEHNGTKRQKTDPAAPPSTSCAAAAQKSTGPGRPPSSESEDEGGAKRPRHHRSSPREQRPHRSQDSGRSRSRSSRRDGERRSGGGGGGGGGGRRRPHGQASRSRSYSSSSDRSSAASSGYSHRSRSYSDSYSGYSTGGRRRRRRSKRSSDSEYERRGGGGGHRRSRRRHYSTSSSDDSRSRSRSHGARRKRRGRPRAKRSSSRSSSSRSRSSSSSARSWRRSYSRSRSSASRSSGFSAKASPRRGGARSRAQSAERRRDFNRSRIYRSQSPRSARAAGRSGHAPSASQGPHRTGPSRDAGDQRNSLTARQLLEKVQSKRGDDPPAGSKAGGKIKDPPQGYFGPKLPPSAGGKTMLPLFGKLQSGKRPAIIPLIRPGDADKPPGAKAPEAEREVILVEPIREFPPPPPPPAPPVKKAEVPVSSAVALEETPRPCADPQLLLDAQPAFEQEAIPLMAHYPGEPGQDMPQGAMLEPLLADMPPPQQQQHPPMQHGYPSYPPPSLEDECMDPEEDGLAPLESQPITFTPEEMEKYGKLQQAAQQHIQQQLMAKQVKTFPSAAAAAAAAAAAAASLQPAPQQMQQIHIQQPAVSMASATSITTVQHAILQHHAAAMGLHPAHHAHHAHHAHHAHPAHPQLAQVHHIPQHHLTPISLSHLGHSLGHSLQHSLGHTLGHSLGHSIGHGLIPAHHTAFLSGQPIHIIPASALHHTPMALHHMPHAALYPTLFAPRASQAAAAAALQLHPLLHPIFSGQDLQHPPNHGS, encoded by the exons ATGGGGATGGGACgcatggagatggag ctTGACTATGCAGAGGATGCCACGGAGAAGCGGAGAGTCcttgaggtggagaaggaggacacAGAGGAGCTCCGACAGAAGTACAAg GACCAGGTGGAGAAGGAAAAAGCCATAGCCAAAGCTCTGGAGGAACTGAGAGCCAACTTCTACTGTGAACTGTGCGACAAGCAGTACACCAAACACCAGGAGTTTGACAACCACATCAACTCCTACGACCACGCTCACAAGCAG agGCTTAAAGAGCTCAAACAGAGAGAGTTTGCACGGAATGTGTCCTCTCGCTCCCGGAAGGGGGGGAAGAAGCATGAGAAGATGCTGCGGAGGCTGCATGAGCTGGCCGAGCAGCGGAAACAACAGGACCG CACCCCGGGAAGCGGCCCCATGTTCAAGCCCACCACGGTGGAGGTGGACGGCGAGTCGATGGAGGACGGCGACAGCCCGCCCGCCGAGACCCCCTTCGCCCCGGTCGAGTGCCCGCCCGTCGAGGCGCCCCCCGCCCCGGTGGAGCCCAGCGCCCGGCAGGCCtcgccccagccccccgccgcctccgccgcgCCCGCCGTCAGCTTCTCCCTGGGCAAGCGGAGCGCCTCCTCGCCCCCgtcggccgccgccgcctccaagGTCAGCGTGTCCTTCTCCTTCGCCAAGAAGGCGCCCGTGAAGCTGGTCACGGCGGCGGTGGTGTTCTCGGACCACGgcgaggaggcggcggaggacgaggacgaggacggcgACAGCCAGGAGGGCGACAAGGCGGGCGCCCAGGAGGAGGCGGCGTCCACCAGCGGCACGGACAGCCCCAAGGGGGGGacaggggacggggggggaggggagggagggggagggggcggcgcCAACGAGGGGCCGGAGGCGGCCGCGGCGACGGGGCCGGAGGCGGCGGTGACGGAGGAGGTGTCTCAGCCGCAGGACGACGGCGCCGCCCTGGCAGCCACGCTGAACAagctgaagatgatgatgaggagggaggaaggctaCGCCGGCCAGGAGCCCCAGTACTACCACTACACGCCGCCCACCCACTGCCGCGTGAAGCCCCGCTTCCAGTTCCTGCTCTTCATGAGGGCCACAGACCAGTGTGAACTCAAGGCCGGGGACtacgaggagggggagaaggaggaggcggcaGAGGAGCAGGGGcccgaggagaagaagaagaagaagaaggagacggTGAAGGATAGTCCCGCCGGGCCGGTCAGCGCAGAGTCCAGCCCTGCAGGGTGCaagcaggagaaggagcaggacgTGGTGAACACCGCCACCAACCCGGAgccgccccctccctcacccaagGTGAAGGCGGAGGAGCTCGCAGCCGAGCCCAGCCGGCCCCCTCCCGTACCGGAGAAGGGGCCCAAGCAGGAGGCCGCCGACGCCCACTCGGGCCCGAAGATCCCCACCGGCCCCTTCTTCCCGGTGCTGAGCAAAGACGAGAGCACCACCCTGCAGTGGCCGTCGGAGCTGCTGGAGTTCACCAAGGCACTGCCCTCCCTGTCCTACAGCTGCAACCCGCTTTATTTTGACTTCAAGCTTTCCCGGAACAAAGGAGCGCGTGGTGGGAAAGCTGCGAAGTCCGCAAAACCATGCGAGGAGGCGGCGGTGAAGGGGGCCGAGGCGGCGCCCCCCACCGCCGACGGGGAGGCGACGCCGGCCCGCCCGGGGCCCAGCGCGGACAAGGAGCAACCCGCGGCGAAGGGGGACGGAGCGCAGGCGGAGGGCGACGAGCCGGCCACGGCGGTCGACggcagcgccgccgccgccaagaagaagaagaaaaagaagaagcacAAGAAATCCGGCAAGCATTCCAAACACAAGGAGAAGGGCACGGCGGAGGACGGGGCGGCGGAGGCCGACGTCGCCGGGCAGaaacccaagaagaagaagaaacacaaACGGAAGAAGAGCCGCAACAaggtggaggacaaggaggaggacgcGGCGGCCAAGGACAAGGAGCCAAAGCCCAAGCCCAAAGCTGAGGACAAGGCGGTCGCCTCCTCtgtccccccgccgccgcccgccgcagCAGCCCCCGCCGGCCCCTCCGGGACGGAGCCCGGCAAGAGGAAGCGTCCCGCCAAGGAGGCCCCCGCGAAGCCGTCcgcagcggaggaggagggctccgGCAAGGCCCCCGGCAAGGCCCCCGACGCCAAGGCCGGCGGCCCCGAGGAGCACAACGGCACCAAGAGGCAGAAGACGGACCCTGCCGCCCCCCCGAGCACCTCGTGTGCGGCGGCGGCCCAGAAGAGCACGGGCCCCGGGCGGCCCCCCAGCAGCGAGAGTGAGGACGAGGGCGGCGCCAAGCGGCCCCGCCACCACCGCTCCAGCCCCCGGGAGCAGCGGCCCCACCGCAGCCAGGACTCGGGCCGCTCCCGCAGCCGCTCCTCCCGGCGGGACGGGGAGCGGCGGAGcggagggggcggcggcggcgggggcgggggccggCGGCGCCCGCACGGCCAGGCGTCCCGCAGCCGCTCCTACTCCAGCAGCTCGGACCGCAGCTCGGCGGCCAGCAGCGGCTACAGCCACCGCAGCCGCAGCTACTCGGACAGCTACAGTGGCTACAGCACGGGcggccggcgccgccgccggcgctCCAAGCGCTCGTCGGACTCTGAGTACGAgcgccgcggcggcggcggcggccaccgGCGCTCCCGCCGGCGCCACTACTCCACCTCGTCCTCGGACGACTCGCGCTCGCGCTCCCGCAGCCACGGCGCCCGCCGGAAGAGGCGGGGCCGGCCGCGGGCCAAGCGCAGCAGCTCGCGCAGCTCCAGCAGccggagccgcagcagcagcagcagcgcccgCTCCTGGCGCCGCAGCtacagccgcagccgcagctcGGCCAGCCGCTCCTCGGGCTTCTCCGCCAAGGCCTCGCCGCGGCGCGGTGGGGCCCGGAGCCGCGCCCAGAGCGCCGAGCGCCGCCGCGACTTCAACCGCTCGCGCATCTACCGCTCGCAGTCGCCCCGCTCGGCGCGCGCAGCCGGCCGCAGCGGGCACGCGCCGTCGGCCTCGCAGGGCCCCCACCGCACGGGGCCGTCCCGGGACGCCGGGGACCAGAGGAACTCCCTCACGGCCCGGCAGCTCCTGGAGAAGGTGCAGTCCAAGAGGGGCGACGACCCCCCCGCGGGGAGCAAGGCCGGCGGGAAGATCAAGGACCCGCCGCAGGGCTACTTCGGTCCCAAGCTGCCCCCCTCGGCAGGGGGAAAAACCATGCTGCCCCTGTTCGGCAAGCTCCAGTCGGGGAAGAGGCCCGCCATCATCCCCCTCATCAGGCCCGGCGACGCCGACAAGCCGCCGGGGGCGAAGGCCCCGGAGGCCGAGAGAGAGGTCATCCTGGTGGAGCCCATCAGGGAgttcccccctccgcccccaccGCCCGCACCCCCCGTAAAGAAGGCGGAGGTCCCCGTGAGCTCTGCGGTGGCCCTGGAGGAGACGCCGCGCCCCTGCGCcgacccccagctcctcctcgacGCCCAGCCCGCGTTCGAGCAGGAGGCCATCCCGCTGATGGCGCACTACCCGGGGGAGCCGGGCCAGGACATGCCCCAGGGCGCCATGCTGGAGCCGCTCCTGGCCGACATGCCcccgccgcagcagcagcagcaccccccTATGCAGCACGGCTACCCCTCCTACCCTCCCCCCAGCCTGGAGGACGAGTGCATGGACCCCGAGGAGGACGGCCTGGCCCCCCTGGAGAGCCAGCCCATCACCTTCACCCCCGAGGAGATGGAGAAGTACGGCAAGCTGCAGCAGGCGGCGCAGCAGCACATCCAGCAGCAGCTGATGGCCAAGCAGGTCAAGACGTTCCCCTCGGCGgcggccgcggcggcggcggctgcggcggcggcggccagccTGCAGCCGGCCCCGCAGCAGATGCAGCAGATCCACATCCAGCAGCCGGCCGTGTCGATGGCCTCggccacctccatcaccacggtGCAGCACGCCATACTGCAGCACCACGCCGCCGCCATGGGGCTCCACCCCGCCCACCACGCCCACCACGCCCACCACGCTCACCACGCCCACCCCGCCCACCCCCAGCTGGCCCAGGTGCACCACATCCCCCAGCACCACCTCACGCCCATCTCCCTGTCCCACCTGGGCCACTCTCTGGGCCACTCCCTGCAGCACTCTCTGGGTCACACCCTGGGACACTCTCTGGGCCACTCGATAGGGCACGGCCTGATCCCCGCCCACCACACGGCCTTCCTCTCCGGCCAGCCCATACACATCATCCCCGCCTCGGCGCTCCACCACACGCCCATGGCCCTGCACCACATGCCCCACGCCGCCCTCTACCCCACCCTCTTCGCCCCCCGGGCCTCGCAGGCCGCGGCAGCTGCCGccctccagctccaccctcTACTCCACCCGATATTCTCAGGGCAGGACCTACAACACCCTCCTAACCACGGCTCGTGA